Genomic segment of Neofelis nebulosa isolate mNeoNeb1 chromosome 17, mNeoNeb1.pri, whole genome shotgun sequence:
CCTGTCCTGCAGGGTTCCCTCCCCATTGCCGTACCCCCTTCTGCATCCTGGGCCTGGTCGTGCCCTTTCCCCTGCCCGGTGGACACATCTCCCAGCCCTCGTGGGGCCCATGGCGCACTTGTCTCCTCTGTGGCCTTTGTCATGGGTGACTGCTTCTCCTAAGGGCAGTAAGCATGGCTGTCCTGGTCCCCCTGTCCCCTGGGTGCCGGCCTGGGGCCCATGCAGGGATGGAGGAGATAAGAGATGTTGGGGTTTTGCCCTCTGGGGGACATTTGGTGACATCTGGAGACAGCTTTAGTTGTTAGTATTtggctgggggaggaggtgctGCTAATACCCAGAGGAAGAGGCTGGGAAACAGCCTGCAGTGCCCGGGGTTGGTCCTGCCAGAAGAAAGTCCATAGTGCTGAGGCAAAGAAACCCAGCCCCCGTGTTAACCTGGGATCTGGGTCCAGGCCCTGCTAGGTGGGTGGTGGGTGAGAACCCCCCAGGATGGTGCCACCCCCGTTGTGCTCACTGTGATCGTGGGACTGAGGGTCCACCCTCCCTCTGGACGGGAAGTCTCAGCCGTGGTGGTGCTGTCGTTTCAGAAGTTGACATTTCCGGAGATGCCCCTGTACCTGGGGGAATGGGGCCACCTGGACCCGGCAGAGGAGAACCTGAAGACCTTCCGGAAACTGCTCCTGTGGGGTGAGACTTGTCCCCCACAGCCTAGTGCTGTACCTGTCCTCTTCCAAGAGGATTGGCCTAGGGGATTCCGACTCCCACATGGAGCGTTGGTTACGGCCCcacagtgttttttgttttgttttttttaatgtttatttttgagagagagggagagagagagagagagagaaagggagacagagcgtgaacaggggaggagcagagagacagggagacacagaatcagaagcaggctccaggctccaagtactgacgcagggctcaaactcacaaaccacaatattgtgacctgggccaaagtcggatgctgaactgactgagccacccagtcgccccccccccccccccacagtgtttgtttttgtaatatttgcttatttattaaaaaacattttaatgtttatttttgagagatagtgaggtcaggggaggggcagagagatagggagacacagaatccaaagcaggctccaggctctgagctgccagcacagagcctgacacacagggctcaaacccacgaaccgtgagatcatgaccaggcaccccaatgtttatgttgagagaaagagtgcacacatgctggtggggaaagggcagagagagggagacagaggatccgaagcaggctccgtgcttacAGCAGAGCGCCCggtgtggggttcgaacccacgaaccatgagatcatgacctgagccaaagtcagacccttaaaccgactgagccacccaggcgccttgaggCCCCACAGCGTTTTGAACAAATTTGACAGTGAATGAATTTGCCTGTGTCCCCACCTCGGCCCCACCCTTCTCACTGTACAGGGTTGAGTTCTGCCACAGCCCTGGGGTTTTGAGTTTGCAGCCCCTGCTCGTAGGACCCAAAGCTTCTGAATGTGGAAAGGTCTCCTGGCACCAGTCGTTAACTTTACTATCGTCCTTGGTACACAGATGGAGCCTCTTGGCCTTCATGGCTCTTCTCTCTTGAGTGGACATCGTCGCCCACAACACAGGCCCCAACACAGACGTCTGAGCTCTTTGTGGTTGTAGTTTTATGTTCTTCTCTTACTTTGCTCTCCATTGAATTCCCCCACTTCCCTGTTGGCTGTCTGGCTCTGTCTCGGTAGGCCCTCTTCTTCACCCTTTCCCCAGTGTTCTTGGAACCCCCAGCACTCCAGGGCTCTGAGTGAGACAGCTTCGGTGAGTGTCCAGGGCAGAGGAAAGGACAGTGTCCAGAGCAGAGGCCCTGCTGCCCTTCCTGGCCAGCCCATGGGGCTTGAGGCGCATCATTGGCTGCTTTCTACTCTGGcttcagtgtctctctctgtttttgtgtgttttgatcGCACTCAGGGTACCAGCTCGCCCAGCCTGATGACACCTGCAGGCTGGAGACAGAGGAGCTTCGGTTGGTTGAAGCTGAACCACCGGAAGGCAGCTTCTCAGGTGAGGCCCGAGAACCGTGGTGAGGCTGGGGTAGAGGGGCACCTTTCCAAGGCTGGTGGAAGCTCCCCACAGCTCCTCAACTTTGATCTCGCTCTTCTCCCACCACCTGTCCTGTACCttggctgccccccaccccagtgtcATAGCAGGAGGCAGGAATCCAGCTGTTCTAACAATCTTTAGCTGTGTCACAAACGGCCCCCAAACTCAGTCTCCTAAACAACAGCAGTGTTGGTGGTTATGATCCTGTGGATTGACTGGGATGGGATGGCTGTCTGTTATGCTCCCTTTGATGGTTGCTGGGCCGCATACACAGCCACAGTCATCAGGAAGCTTGGCTGGGCTGGAATGTCCCTGGCGGTCTCACTCACACCAGCGGCGGTTAGTGCTGGCTCTTGCCAGGCAGCTCAGCTGAGGCTGTCAACCTACGTTCTCCATGTTGCCCCTCCAAGTAGTTAGTTTGAGTTTCATCATGGCATGGCATTTGAGTTCTGGAGCATTCCAGGAGGGGAGGCACCATTGTGCAGgtgctttttaaatctttgtttctgTCATGCATGCTTAATGTCCTGTAGACCATAGTAGGTCATGTGGCCAAGCCAACGTGCATGGTTTGTATGtctgtgcatgtgggggagggggtactCCCCAAGGGCCCAAATCCCAGGAGACCGGCTTCATTGGGGGCTGCCATTGTAACACGTTAGTTACCACCTAGGGGATTATTTGGCCCTTCCTGGTGAGGGATGCAGGCTCCCTCCAGCTCATGGCTGCATTGCCAGTGTCTGCTCTCGTGCGGTTTGGGATGGCTGCTGTGGCTCCCACATCCACAGCTGCAGGAAGGAGGAAGCCCCTCCACAAACCTTACGCTTGTGCATCCATCCCATTGACCATAGCTTGCTCACGTGGCCACTTCGGCTGCAAGACAGGCCGGGAGTGCCAGCAGGTGGGCAGTCGTGAGCTCAGGGAGTGCCAGAAAAGGGAAAGCACATGGGGACGCACGGCAGTCTTCTGAGTGATTTTGTTTGAACCCATTGCCCCTGGGTTTGTGGAGGGTATTGACTGATGGTGTGCATGCAAAGCCCTCTCACATCCTCACCCGCTTCCCCCTTGCTCCGGCTTTCCATCCTGTCCATCTTCACAGCCCCCAGCCCACGCCTTTTGTTAGGTTTCCTGCTCACATGGCAGCTTGCTTCTCTGAGCCCTGGGAGGTGGGACTGCTCACACCGTGACCTTGTTTTAGGGGATAGGAGGTGGCAGGAAAGTAAAGAGAGCATGTGCGAGACGCTGATGGAGAGGATCACAAGGGAAATTCTCGTTTGCCCCTTGACGGGTGCTGCTCCGGAGGAGGAAGAGCAGCCGCAGAAGGTTCTGGAACCTCAGGAGAGGGAACCAAGccctgtccccagagcccagaggCAGTCAGTCATCCGGGAGCCAGCCCAGGACAGGGGCACAGCAGGGGAGAGCCCTACTGTGCCTGTAGCTCCAGCTGCCCCACGCCAAGGCCTTGGAAGAAAAAGGCCCCACTCGAAGGATGTGGGCGGGCAGGGCCCTGAGCCTGTCTCCAGCATGAGCCACCCCCAGCAGCGCCATGTGAAGGAGCCCGCTGCATCTGGCCTCGGCGCAGGGTCCCTGGGCGCGAGTTGCTCTGCTGCCGATGAGCCTGGGCTGTCCCGAGGGAAGCCCTACGCGTGCAGCGAGTGTGGGGAGACCTTTGCGTGGATCTCACATTTCATTGACCATCTCCGAAGCCACAGTGGCAGGAAGCTATATGCGTGCCAGGGCTGCTGGAAGACCTTCCACTTCAGCCTGGCCCTGGCCGAGCATCAGAAGACCCATGAGAAGGAGAAAGGCTACGCGCTGGGGTGGGCCCTGGGACCCCACCCTGCTGCATGTGGTGCCCGTGCTGGCGGGAGGCTCCGTGGGCTCCCGGGGTGTGTGGCAGGTGATATTTTCCCTGTGCAGCCTGAGGCTCAGCGATGAGCTGCTTTGCTGTAGGGTCCCTAGAGGCCAGTCTTGCCTCCCAGGTTTGTGTCCCTAGAGACAGCCTTGCCTGCCCAGGTTTGTGTCCCTAGAGGGCAATCTTGCCTGCCAGATTTCCCTAGCAATGTATCCGCTGCTTTGAAACCCTTGCGTGGCTTCCTGCAGTATCTGTGTGGATGTAAGGCTGTCTGTTCTCTAAATGAGCTAACGTGGCTAACGCACTTAGAACCCAGAAGGGCCCACGGGAAGCCCTTGTCTCCTTGTAAACACACCCATGCAGATGCCCATGTGCAAGCACGAGCTATCCGGTGTGAAAGAATATTCCCCTTTCTTCCGTAGCCATTTTAGCACCACCCACACATTGGAACATTTGTCATTGTGCAAAGTGTAGAGTTGCCTTAAAGTGTGTGATCCGCCGGCTCTTGCTGAAGTCAGCTTTGTCTCTGTTCCCCTTGTTCAAGCTCCCCAGGGCTTCTGCTCAAGCTGTTTGGTCTTTTCGTAAACACCTGATATCAAGTTCACTTCTGAATCCTCAATAGCAAATTGTTTCCTAGTTAAGCACGTGTCTACATATGTGGAGTGGCTTTACAAAGATCACAAAAATGCGTGGAGCCTGGTAACGCAGTGCTTTCAAACCATGCGTCTCAGCCTACTAGTGAATTGTGAAACCAAATTAGTGGACAGTCGCCATCATTGCAAATCAGTAGAATTAAGTAAAAATTCGTCGTGTAGTAAAGGCAAATATTGTTTTGTGAAACTTTTCAGCTATATATCTAAATATGAGACCCGGTTGAATTGTGAAATCAAATTAGTGGACGGTCACCAGCATTGCAAATCAGTAGAATTAAGTAAAAATTCATCATCCGGCTGTAAAGGCAAATACCGTTCTGTGAAAATTTTCAGCTGTATATCTAAATATGAGACCCGGTTGCAATGTAAGATGTATTTCTTACTCAGGGTGGAGGGTCATGATCAAAGCAGGTTGAAAACACTAATAAGGGTTGATGAGGTGTATCTGCCTGGGCAAATGGAAACTTAATTCTTTGGGCTACATAAGGTGATCTTTTGATTTTTGCATTTGATCTCAGATTAGAGCATTGCTTCTGTTGCCTGAGCATAAACTTAACGCTTCTTGTAGGTTAACTGGTGCCTCTTTCTGTCATGGTGTTTGAGCAGGCAGTCTGTTGTAATCATGCCCGAATCATAGATGCTTAACCTAATAAAGGATTTATTTCTTCACTCACATGACAGTCTTgtgtttgttgctgttgcttGTGTGTGGAAGCGAGGGGGACTATGCTCTGTGTGGTGATTTGGGGATCCAGGCTCTGTCCCTGTagtggctctgttctccactggCCCCTTGGAGCATGTGGGGAAGGCCATACTTGCTCAGTTGGGAGATGACACACATCACTTCCACTCGTGTGTACTTGGAgagacatgatctcatggcctcAGTCACATGAAAGGGTCTGGGACTGTGTATGAGGTGCCTGTCTCTGTTACAGTCACCGAGCTCAGTTACCCTCTTcgcctgtctccctctcacccccatccTGAACTGAGTGTGACTCTGGtaataattaaatacatacatatatatatatatatatatatatatatatatatatatacacatatatacatatatacatatatatatacatatatacatatatacatatatatatatacatatatacatatatacatatatacatatatacatatatatatatatatatatatatacatatacacacacacgcacacacacatacacacgcacacatatatgtatgtatttatatttgctcTCTGAACTCTTGTTCCCAGCCTGACCCATGAGCATGCCTCTCCTGCCACAGAGCAGTAACCCCTGGGGGTGCGTCTTGCATGAGCTTCAGGGCCACTGATGGGTCCTTCATTATCAGAAAGCCCAGCTCTCTATCCTGTTTGTTTCCTATCTGAGGTTTCCTTTAGTGCACAGCTAGATGTCGATgccttttttgtttatattttcatatttctatttggaaataatttcaaacttgtagaagagacacaaaaataataaaagtcgtCCAACCCCTACCTATGTGAACATCTTCCCTTGCTTGCCTGTGATCGTGGGCCCCTGCCCCCCATACACACACCTGGGACACACCTGGGAGTGCCTGAGGTCCACATTCCTACTGTTGCTGAGGATTCCTTTGCTCAAAGTGCTGTCCAGTTTCTCCACCTTAGAGTTACTTTTCCCCCTTAATTTGTGGGGAGACACTTTAAGATAACGCAAATACCCTGCTTCTCACCAAaatgccaccctcccccccagccccaggggcaTCCTCCATTGATGATTTTTGCCAGATGGTGCAAAATACTGGTTATCTGACACCAGCCCTCCTTCCGTGGCATTACCAGCCAGCCCTGGACATTCTGCTGCATAGCCAacaccctcctttctctcccatttatttgtctttactATCAGGATGGACTTAGGGATTCctgttttttcagtgttttttcaagttttattacgTATTGCTGTCCTTGGTAATTTTCGTGCTCAGGTTGTCCCAGATGTGGCCAGGGAGAGTCCCTTCAAGAAGGCTCCTACATCCCTGTAACATGccttcatgattaaaaaaaatttttatttaaacgtttatttttgagagagcgagagacagagtgtgagcgggggaggggcagagagatagggagtcccagaatgtgaagtaggctccaggctgcgagctgtcagcacagagcccaatgcggggctcaaactcctgtaccgagagatcatgacctgagctgaagtcggactcttaaccagcagagccacccaggtgccccctccatcATTGTTTGaacaattcctttttctttagtaTAGTAAGATGTTCCAAGCCCAAATTGTTTCTACCCTGAGATCAGCCATTCCTCTAGTTCCAAAGAACTGGCTCTTTTTAGTGTGGCTACTTTGAGACCAAATCTGAGTGGCAGGTGTATTCATTGCTAGTAGGGTATTTTCTGGTGAGCCAGGAACCATAGGCACATAAAATAGACACACAGCTACACACAAAAAGGTATGTGTGCCCGtatgcatgcatatacacatacatatacagcAATACCTCCATTTTCAATCTACTACTCCCCTATATTTTTATGTCAATAGTGCGAATCCTAAAATCAACACATTTGTTAATATGCTAAGacctgggacacctgagtggttcagtgggttgggtgtccaagtttggctcaggtcatgatcttgtggttcgtgggttcaaaccccatgtcgggctctatgctgacagcttggattctgcagcctgcttcagattctgtgtctccctctttctgcccttcccccactcgcactctgtctctgtcacaaaaataaataagcattaaaaattttttaaaaattttttgatgtttatttatttttgagaaagagacagcatgagcagaggaggggtaaagagagacacacacacagaatacgaagcaggctccaggctctgagctgtcagcacagagcccgacgtagggctcgaactcacgagctgtgagatcattacctgagccgaagtcggacgcctaaccgactgagccacccaggcaccccaacattaaaattaaaaaaaaaaatttttttaacgtttatttatttttgggacagagagaggcagagcatgaacgggggaggggcagagagagagggagacacagaatctgaagcaggctccaggctctgagccatcagcccagagcccgacgcggggctcgaactcacgcaccgcgagatcgtgacctgagctgaagtcggacgcttaaccgactgagccacccaggcacccctaaaatttttttttaaaaatgctaagtcctggggcacctgggtggctcggttgagtgtgtgactcttgatttcagttcaggtcatgatcccagggttgtgagattgagccctacagtgggctctgcactgaacgtggagcctgcttaagattatcccttccccccccccccttccttcctcacaggtgctctctaaaatattttttaaaacgcTAAGTCCTAAAATACCTCTAAAAATCACTTCAGAATTGCTTTTCTCAAAccactacaaaaaacaaaactactgaaATGATGTCAGGATTTGTTTGCTGTTCCTTTGCCATCACCATCCTGAGCAAGACATAGTGGAACACACGAATGGGTGATTTATTCTACAGAAAGACACAAATATGGCCAGATGTTCCCACTGTTTATCTCAGAGGAAGCTGGGTTAGTTCAGGCTTTAGGGGCTTTGGATCTGTGCTGAGGGTTTCCCACCCAAAGGGGTGGCCCATTGAGAAAGGTGCAGCAATCGGGAAACACAAGAAGGTGGCCTTGGTCTCTCCAATGGAGTTGGGAGGGCTGGAAAGTGTATAGATCATGGAGCCCTGAGCCAGGACTCAGAATGGACATAAGACACCTGGAGAGCTAGGGAGAGCCCGAGGTGCACGGGCACTAAGAATGGAATGGAGTTCATGGCTAACTTCCACAGGGTGGCTGAGGATGAATGGTCAAAGGGTTAGGGAAAGGTAAATCCCATAAGTGGAAAACTGGCCAGATGGGAATAGATTTCAATGGCAAGAAGATGCTTAAATGCCTTCTGTTACAGATTGAAttgcatccccccaccccaaatttatACACTTaagtcctaaccctcagtgtgactgtatttggggaTAGGGCCTAcagggaggtaattagggttaaatgaggtcataaacaTCGGGCCCTCATCCCACAGGACTGATCTCGTAAGAAGGAGGCAGCAGCAATTTCTCTTTCATCACATGTGTGCAGAAGAAAGGCCATGGAACACTACCATCTTGTTTTGCTCACAGATTCAGCGGATCAGTCATTCGGAAAGGGCACAGCAGGGATGGCTTGTCTTTGCTTCACCATGTGTGAGACCTCGGCTGGGAACTTGAAGTCTGAGGTACCTTGAAAACTGTGGGGTTTGAGTCACCCTTGCACGCCTGATGCAGCTGGGAAGCTTGTGGGCTAGGACTGCTCACTGGAGCCCATACATGGAGCTTACCTGGCGTGGACATCCTGACCACACGGTGGCCTCCTGGTGGTGGGAACgtgctttttttcttaatgtttatgtatttttgagagatagagacaaagcaccagttggggaggggcagagaaagaggcaggcgcagaatccagagcaggctccagcccctgagctgtcagcgcagagcccgacatggggctggaactcgtgaaccacgagatcatgacctgagccaaagtcagatgcttaactgactgagccacccaggcaccccagttgggACTTCTTACACGGGGCATCTCAGGATTCCAAGCACACGTGTCCCTGTGAGCAAGGTGTAAACTGCATGGCCTCTTCCGGACCTGTGTTCACCCCGTTCGTTTTCCCTTGTTGGTCTCCAACTTTTGTGTCAATAATTGAGACAGATCAGCAACTATCCAAGTAAGTTGGGCCCTCTAGTCAGGAGTGCACTCACCCCCGAAGTTTTTCTGACACTCTGGCTGTAACTTCTGTAACTTCTGTCACTGCTGTGGCACTGCTAGGGAGGGAGCCTTTTCGTTCCCGGAGGTAGGGCAGAAGTGACACTGTGTGAGCACCTCCTATGGTTCCTACTGCTGTGCTGTATTTCCTTTTGTATCCTTGTGGGGGCAGGTGAGCAGGAGCTGAGTGCGATGGCAGGAGCTCGCATGACTCAGTTTGTCAGTGACCTGGCATTTTCAGAGGGCTGCTGAAGAGTGTGTGGTTGGGGTCCATTTTTACTGAACTGCATTGGAATAGAGGAGCCTTAACATGTTTCCAAACGTAATGAATGTTCTGTTGAGAATTATATTCCTAGAGAGTCTGAACTATGCGCAATTGGCATGACGTATTTTCTACACTGGATTCAGGGGTAGGAACCTGGTTTCCTTGAGAACAAGAAGCTACCTACACAAGGATAGAAGCACAGGTAAAGGAGGATATGTGTAATaatgggagggggacaaaatagctGCCCAGGGACCGAAGCTGAGCTGTCCTGTCCAGGATAGCCACTGGCCAGCTACGTGTGGCAAATGAGCATGTGAAAGGAGGCCACAGCCAAATGAGATGTCCTGCAGATGTAAAAGAAACTGGATTTGGAAGTTATAGTTAGtatacaaaaagcaaacaaaacatctCATTAGTGGTTTTTCATACTGATGTGTTGAAATGGTAACATTTGGGATATGTAAGGACAGATATTAATTTCACCTGttgcttgctttttatttattttttaaatgtatttatttattttgagagaaagagggcatgcatgggggagggacagagagagaatcctaagtaggctctgtgctgtcagcccagagcctgatgtggggctcgatcccaccaactgtgagaccatgaactgagccgaaaccagagtcagacactcaaccgactgagccacccaggcacccttcttcttgctttttaaataggACTATTACAACATTTAAATTTACCAATGTGGCTTGCATTTTTACTGGAGACTGCTGTTTTCTTAAGTGGCTTTTAAGTGACTATGacattccaaaaacaaaaacaaaaaactttaaaagagaagAGGCATTCCACAAGCATAGTGAGGACTATTGGAAGACTATTTAAAATACGCTCCCCCAAGGGAGAAATTTCAACTTAACTGGAAGCTTATATCCCAGCATTGTGATTGGAAAATCAAGCCGACTGATATAACCCTGATGGCTGGTGACCAAATCCAGCCAATGTAACTTAAATATGGGCTCTAATGAGGATGGCAAGTACCATTCCAAGTGTCATGGTTGTCAGAGAGGCTGCTGTTAGTGAATTCAGGACGCAGTTTAATACTATGGACCTTCAAGATATattatacaaaaaacaaaagctttttaaaaaacactgggAAAGGGACTCAATGAAAAACAGTCAAGAGAAGATTAACTTGTACATTTCTCAAGAGAGAGAAACCTTGCAAAACATAAGGTTCCAATGTGGAGGTGCTGTTGTTCAGAAGATGGTGgcttaacaaaggaaaaaaaaaaatcttcctttttgtGAATCTTCAGCATGTGTTTCTGATGCCTGTGAGTCACCTGTAGAGAAATTCATAGTCGCCTTGCACCATTCATAAGCACCCCAAAGAACGTAATGTGCAATAATGATAAATTCTGCGTGTGGTTCCTGCATATGAAAAGCATTTGTTGGGTTTCTCACCACTTTGCAAACCTCTGGTTTGGAATAGTGTGAATCCTTGGACAGAAGCCATCCCCAGATCCACTACATTCCCCCACGCCcccccatttttctcttttgtaggtTCTCTGATGTAGCATTAGCGGTCACTCATGACTGAAGGTCCTCAACTCCACACTTCCTACCACTGTTTGGACGGGCCGATATCCGGGGACGGATGACCTAGAGCTCGGTATTCCCACAATCATTTCCGTCATTCCTCTCTAAGGGTGCGGGAAGGCTTGCTTATGCatatatttgtattgtttccGTTAGGAATGATGGGGTCAAGTTTGGTAAGGGATGAGCTAGGACTTAAGGCTTTTCCAGGTCCGAGCAAATGTGAGGCGGGCCTACCCAGTATGAGTTCTCTGGTGCTTGGTGAGGGATGAGCTGTGTGTGAAGGCCTTCCCGCAGTCCCTGCACTCATATGGCTTCTCTCCCGTGTGGATCCGCCGGTGCTGCGTGAGGTGGGTGCTCTGCCTGAACGATTTCCCACAGTCCTGACACTCGTAGGGCTTCTCCCCGGTGTGTGTGCGCTCGTGCTGGCTGAGCGACGAGCTGTGACTGAAGGATTTTCCGCACTCATTGCAGCCGTAGGGCTTTTCCTTGGTGTGGATCCTCTGGTGTTCCACGAGAAGGGAGCTCTGGCTGAAGGCCCTGCCGCACTCGTTACACTCGTACGGCTTCTCGCCCGTGTGCGTCCTCTGGTGCTGGACGAGCGGGGCCAGCTGGCTGAAGGCCCGGCCGCACTCGCGGCACTCGTagggcttctcgcccgtgtggATGCGCTGGTGCTTGGTCAGGGACGAGCTGTGGCCGAAGGCCTTGCCGCAGTCGCCGCACTCGTACGGCCTCTCCCCGGTGTGGACCCTCTGGTGCTGGGTGAGGTGCGTGCTCTGGCGGAAGGCCTTGCCGCACTGGCCGCACTCGTACGGCTTCTCCCCGGTGTGCGTGCGCTCGTGCTGGCTGAGGGACGAGCTGTGGCTGAAGGTCTTCCCGCACTCGTTGCAGCCGTAGGGCCGCTCGCCCGTGTGGATCCTGCGGTGCTCGGTGAGCAGCGTGCTCTGGCTGAAGGCCTTGCCGCAGTCGCCGCACTCGTACGGCCGCTCGCCCGTGTGCGTCCTCTGGTGCTGCACGAGCGGTGTGATCTGCGTGAAGGCCTTGCCGCACTCCAGGCACTCGTagggcttctcgcccgtgtggATGCGCTGGTGCTTGGTCAGGGACGAGCTGTGGCCGAAGGCCTTGCCGCAGTCCCCGCAGCGGTACGGCCTCTCCCCGGTGTGGACCCGCACGTGCTGGCTGAGGTGGATGCTCTGGCGGAAGGCCTTGCCGCACTCGCCGCACTCGTACGGCTTCTCCCCGGTGTGCGTGCGCTCGTGCTGGCTGAAGGACGAGCGGAAGCTGAAGGCCTTGCCGCACTCGCCGCACTCATACGGCTTCTCGCCCGTGTGGGTCCTCTGGTGCTGGACCAGCGGGGCGATCTGGTTGAAGGTCTTCCCACACTGGGGGCACCGGTAAGGTTTCTCGCCGGTGTGGATCCTCTGGTGTTTGGTGAGCGCCGAGCTGTTTCGGAAGCCTTTCCCGCATTCGGGACACTCGTAAGGCCTCTCTCCCGTGTGCGTTCGGTGGTGCTCGAGGAGTGCCGAGCTGTGACCAAAGGCCTTGCCGCACGCCTGACACTCGTAGGGCTTCGCTTTTGCGTGTGTTTTCTGCTCGGCGTGGAGCCCTGGGTctggcttccccctccccccgcgcgtCCCCGGCACGTGGAGGCCTTGCCTTTCTGGAGTCATTGGCTGAGTTGGGAAGCGGGGGCCCAGACTGAAGTTTCCCCCAAACCCAtccccctgctgctgctgctgctgcatggGTGTCTTCACCACATGGCTCTCTCGACTCTGTCCGCGG
This window contains:
- the ZSCAN18 gene encoding zinc finger and SCAN domain-containing protein 18 isoform X2; the encoded protein is MLPLEKAFANPRSSPAPPELPMLGSAAEDQQEDSRSGLGEVPANLESSRLHFRNFIYQEAVGPHQALDQLYELCRQWLRPEAHSKEQMLELLVLEQFLSALPDKVRSSVVAQHPENCQKAASLVKDLADALEEPDGSVKTGEDVEPSETQAAPNISCPAPDPVLLEQGCAGDKKPEQPKPAKAEPKKLTFPEMPLYLGEWGHLDPAEENLKTFRKLLLWGYQLAQPDDTCRLETEELRLVEAEPPEGSFSGDRRWQESKESMCETLMERITREILVCPLTGAAPEEEEQPQKVLEPQEREPSPVPRAQRQSVIREPAQDRGTAGESPTVPVAPAAPRQGLGRKRPHSKDVGGQGPEPVSSMSHPQQRHVKEPAASGLGAGSLGASCSAADEPGLSRGKPYACSECGETFAWISHFIDHLRSHSGRKLYACQGCWKTFHFSLALAEHQKTHEKEKGYALGWALGPHPAACGARAGGRLRGLPGCVAGDIFPVQPEAQR
- the ZSCAN18 gene encoding zinc finger and SCAN domain-containing protein 18 isoform X1, whose amino-acid sequence is MSVCLSCAGLRSQSILPSLVSLPCSCSYVNLPSTTGALSLDSHISQCRFGKMLPLEKAFANPRSSPAPPELPMLGSAAEDQQEDSRSGLGEVPANLESSRLHFRNFIYQEAVGPHQALDQLYELCRQWLRPEAHSKEQMLELLVLEQFLSALPDKVRSSVVAQHPENCQKAASLVKDLADALEEPDGSVKTGEDVEPSETQAAPNISCPAPDPVLLEQGCAGDKKPEQPKPAKAEPKKLTFPEMPLYLGEWGHLDPAEENLKTFRKLLLWGYQLAQPDDTCRLETEELRLVEAEPPEGSFSGDRRWQESKESMCETLMERITREILVCPLTGAAPEEEEQPQKVLEPQEREPSPVPRAQRQSVIREPAQDRGTAGESPTVPVAPAAPRQGLGRKRPHSKDVGGQGPEPVSSMSHPQQRHVKEPAASGLGAGSLGASCSAADEPGLSRGKPYACSECGETFAWISHFIDHLRSHSGRKLYACQGCWKTFHFSLALAEHQKTHEKEKGYALGWALGPHPAACGARAGGRLRGLPGCVAGDIFPVQPEAQR
- the LOC131498970 gene encoding zinc finger protein 135-like, whose translation is MTAGLLTAGAPEQVTFEDVVVDFTQEEWGQLEPAQRTLYRDVMLETFRLLVSVDLETRPQTKVSTPTQDITEGIRTSALAERFLWDSLWYSEGDDAEGCRGQSRESHVVKTPMQQQQQQGDGFGGNFSLGPRFPTQPMTPERQGLHVPGTRGGRGKPDPGLHAEQKTHAKAKPYECQACGKAFGHSSALLEHHRTHTGERPYECPECGKGFRNSSALTKHQRIHTGEKPYRCPQCGKTFNQIAPLVQHQRTHTGEKPYECGECGKAFSFRSSFSQHERTHTGEKPYECGECGKAFRQSIHLSQHVRVHTGERPYRCGDCGKAFGHSSSLTKHQRIHTGEKPYECLECGKAFTQITPLVQHQRTHTGERPYECGDCGKAFSQSTLLTEHRRIHTGERPYGCNECGKTFSHSSSLSQHERTHTGEKPYECGQCGKAFRQSTHLTQHQRVHTGERPYECGDCGKAFGHSSSLTKHQRIHTGEKPYECRECGRAFSQLAPLVQHQRTHTGEKPYECNECGRAFSQSSLLVEHQRIHTKEKPYGCNECGKSFSHSSSLSQHERTHTGEKPYECQDCGKSFRQSTHLTQHRRIHTGEKPYECRDCGKAFTHSSSLTKHQRTHTG